The proteins below are encoded in one region of Aquisphaera giovannonii:
- a CDS encoding endonuclease MutS2, which yields MDSHTLDLLEFDRIRLLLASRAACSLGKEAARGLAPMVDPGSIHEELALTTEMVEAIRSRITPPLGGLHDIRPHVQRAQVGAMLEPEELAEVAETLRAIGYLDQWLVRVGDQFPRLGGLRHGVGEFSGVATTIDGCLDSRAKILDTASRRLSALRREIGQAEERIQDTLRRMLRSPEIKRYLRYPNFTMVGHHYVLPISKEHRGEVQGSVQRTSATNETVYIEPAAISEQSAQLSYLRSREAKEIRRVLRWLSAQVGHVADSLLDTLRILAHLDLIHARARLSYDYEMVAPDMNLEGRLVLRQARHPLLEAIFRKDPALEASAQVDRPPATPPDSPPADAVTSAGPGLDPPPGLPATSRRTVVPVDVHLGVRFRTLVVTGPNTGGKTVALKTVGLLAAMAQSGLHIPAAEGSQLPVFDDVLADIGDEQSLEQSLSTFSSHVRRISQVLSKSTERSLVLLDELGAGTDPAEGAALGWAILDEIDSIGCDAIVTTHIGELKSYAMSNGRAENAAVEFDVETLQPRYRLHIGDVGQSNALRIARRLGLPEHIVGRAEGYQEKHQGSSSAPEWELIQKLRKEAEDARQAALAAQAEAERTREALAQRLADLQREAEREESIADARARLQQGDRVVVPRLGYDRPGRIVKLDPRKKTATVAIGHVTWDVAIDELIPQAARTPDEASRNPAAPPRGGRPKVFRSLDEFE from the coding sequence ATGGATAGCCACACGCTCGACCTCCTCGAGTTCGACAGGATCCGACTCCTCCTGGCGTCGCGGGCCGCCTGCTCACTTGGCAAGGAGGCGGCCAGGGGCCTCGCGCCGATGGTCGACCCGGGGTCCATCCACGAGGAGCTCGCCCTCACGACCGAGATGGTCGAGGCCATCCGCTCGAGGATCACGCCGCCGCTGGGCGGCCTCCACGACATCCGCCCCCACGTCCAACGGGCCCAGGTCGGGGCCATGCTCGAGCCCGAGGAGCTCGCCGAGGTCGCCGAGACCCTGCGGGCGATCGGCTACCTCGATCAGTGGCTCGTCCGGGTCGGCGACCAGTTCCCTCGCCTCGGCGGGCTCAGGCACGGGGTCGGGGAATTCTCCGGCGTCGCCACCACGATCGACGGCTGCCTCGACAGCCGCGCGAAGATCCTGGACACGGCGAGCCGCCGCCTCTCCGCCCTCCGTCGCGAGATCGGCCAGGCCGAGGAGCGGATCCAGGACACGCTCCGCAGGATGTTGAGGTCGCCGGAGATCAAGCGGTACCTCCGCTATCCCAACTTCACGATGGTCGGGCACCATTACGTGCTCCCGATCTCCAAGGAGCACCGAGGGGAGGTGCAGGGCTCGGTCCAGCGAACCAGCGCCACCAATGAGACGGTGTACATCGAGCCCGCCGCCATCTCGGAGCAGTCCGCCCAGCTCTCGTACCTGCGTTCCCGAGAGGCCAAGGAGATCCGCCGCGTCCTGCGATGGCTGAGCGCCCAGGTCGGGCACGTGGCGGATTCCCTGCTCGACACCCTCCGCATCTTGGCGCACCTGGACCTGATCCACGCCCGCGCCCGGCTCAGCTACGATTACGAGATGGTCGCCCCGGACATGAACCTCGAAGGACGCCTCGTCCTGCGCCAGGCCCGCCATCCGCTGCTGGAGGCCATCTTCAGGAAAGACCCGGCGCTCGAGGCGTCGGCCCAGGTCGACCGGCCGCCGGCGACGCCCCCCGATTCGCCGCCGGCCGACGCGGTCACGTCCGCGGGCCCGGGACTCGACCCGCCCCCCGGCCTTCCCGCGACGTCGCGTCGCACGGTCGTGCCGGTCGACGTACACCTGGGTGTGCGGTTCCGGACGCTCGTCGTGACCGGCCCCAACACCGGCGGGAAGACCGTCGCGCTCAAGACAGTCGGGCTGCTCGCGGCGATGGCCCAGAGCGGCCTGCACATCCCGGCGGCCGAAGGCTCGCAGCTCCCCGTCTTCGACGACGTCTTGGCGGACATCGGGGACGAGCAGAGCCTGGAGCAGTCGCTATCGACGTTCTCGTCGCACGTCCGGAGGATCTCCCAGGTCCTCTCGAAGTCGACGGAGCGTTCCCTGGTTCTCCTCGATGAGCTGGGTGCCGGGACGGACCCCGCGGAGGGCGCCGCGCTCGGCTGGGCGATCCTGGATGAGATCGACAGCATCGGCTGCGACGCCATCGTGACGACCCACATCGGCGAGCTGAAGTCCTATGCCATGTCGAACGGGCGGGCCGAGAATGCGGCCGTCGAGTTCGACGTGGAGACTCTCCAGCCGCGATACCGCCTGCACATCGGGGATGTGGGCCAGTCCAACGCCCTCCGCATCGCCAGGCGCCTGGGCCTGCCGGAGCACATCGTGGGACGGGCGGAGGGCTATCAGGAGAAGCATCAGGGCTCCTCCTCGGCTCCGGAGTGGGAGCTCATCCAGAAGCTCCGCAAGGAGGCCGAGGACGCACGGCAGGCGGCGCTCGCGGCCCAGGCGGAGGCCGAACGGACGCGTGAAGCCCTGGCGCAGCGGCTGGCCGACCTGCAGCGGGAGGCGGAGCGGGAGGAGTCGATCGCCGACGCCCGCGCTCGGCTCCAGCAGGGCGATCGCGTCGTCGTGCCGAGACTGGGTTACGATCGGCCCGGCCGGATCGTCAAGCTCGACCCGCGGAAGAAGACGGCCACCGTGGCGATCGGCCACGTGACCTGGGACGTGGCGATCGACGAGCTGATCCCTCAGGCCGCGAGGACGCCCGACGAGGCTTCCCGAAATCCAGCGGCCCCCCCGAGGGGGGGCCGGCCGAAGGTCTTCCGCTCGCTCGACGAGTTCGAGTGA
- the glgB gene encoding 1,4-alpha-glucan branching protein GlgB gives MDLVVNADHWNPFVVLGPHEMEGQNGRRKSWVIRAFLPEARAASLVDLAGGEPGRLVPMEKLHPDGFFQVIVADRDAAPRYRFRIENFEGHSWEQVDPYQFGPVLTDFDLHLLGEGTHLRNYERLGAHLRMHEGFRGVHFAVWAPNAQRVSVVGNFNHWDGRRHQLRNRGATGIWEIFIPDLTAGEVYKFEIKSRHDSYLVQKSDPYGFAAEFRPKTASVVWDLSQYRWADDDWMSNRAGRQGLDKPLSVYEVHLGSWKKRWDQAGGFLNYRQLAHDLVAHLQHTHFTHIELLPITEHPFDGSWGYQPVGYFAPTARHGTPDDFAYFVDHMHQNGFGVILDWVPAHFPNDLHGLGYFDGTHLYEHADPRLGEHRDWGTKIFNYGRAEVRNFLFGNALFWLDRYHIDGLRVDAVASMLYLDYSRQPGDWVPNMFGGNENLEAIDFLKRLNEICHQEHPGILTIAEESTSWSGVSRPTYLGGLGFSLKWNMGWMNDTLRYMSKDPVFRKYEHGALTFSMIYAFTENFVLPLSHDEVVHGKGSLLDKMPGDVWQKFANLRLLYGYMYGHPGKKLLFMGDEIAQWREWNHDESLDWHLLEWRDHEGIFKLVCDLNALYVSERPLHEVDFDWQGYEWLELHDWENSVLAFLRRAKDSKDSMVVICNFTPVVRENYRIGVPVEGYYREVLNTDADIYGGSNVGNHGGVHAVPEPHGGKPYHLSLRVPPLGVLFLKTPQPPPPEIERLKPHQG, from the coding sequence ATGGACCTCGTCGTCAATGCGGATCACTGGAACCCATTCGTCGTGCTCGGCCCGCATGAGATGGAAGGGCAGAATGGGCGCCGGAAAAGCTGGGTGATCCGTGCGTTCCTCCCGGAGGCCCGCGCCGCCAGCCTGGTCGACCTGGCGGGGGGAGAGCCCGGCCGTCTCGTACCCATGGAGAAACTTCACCCGGACGGTTTCTTCCAGGTGATCGTCGCGGATCGCGATGCAGCACCGCGCTATCGGTTCCGGATCGAGAACTTCGAGGGTCACTCGTGGGAGCAGGTCGATCCATACCAGTTCGGCCCCGTCCTCACCGACTTCGACCTGCACCTCCTCGGCGAGGGAACGCACCTCCGAAATTACGAGCGACTCGGCGCCCATCTTCGGATGCACGAGGGATTCCGCGGCGTCCACTTCGCCGTCTGGGCACCGAATGCCCAGCGCGTGAGCGTCGTCGGCAACTTCAACCACTGGGACGGCCGCCGGCATCAGCTGCGGAATCGCGGGGCGACGGGGATCTGGGAGATATTCATCCCGGATCTGACCGCGGGCGAAGTCTACAAGTTCGAGATCAAGAGTCGCCACGACAGCTATCTCGTCCAGAAGTCCGATCCCTACGGGTTCGCGGCCGAGTTCCGACCGAAGACGGCCTCGGTGGTCTGGGACCTCTCTCAGTATCGCTGGGCCGACGACGACTGGATGTCGAATCGCGCGGGCCGGCAAGGCCTGGACAAGCCCCTGTCCGTCTATGAGGTCCACCTCGGCTCGTGGAAGAAGCGGTGGGACCAGGCGGGCGGCTTCCTCAACTATCGCCAGCTCGCCCACGACCTCGTTGCGCATCTCCAGCACACCCACTTCACGCACATCGAGTTGCTGCCGATCACGGAGCACCCCTTCGACGGAAGCTGGGGCTATCAGCCCGTCGGCTACTTCGCCCCGACGGCGCGTCACGGCACGCCGGACGATTTCGCCTACTTCGTCGATCACATGCATCAGAACGGGTTCGGCGTGATCCTCGACTGGGTGCCCGCGCACTTCCCGAACGACCTGCACGGGCTGGGCTACTTCGACGGGACCCACCTCTACGAGCATGCCGACCCCAGGCTGGGCGAGCACCGGGACTGGGGCACAAAAATCTTCAACTATGGCCGGGCCGAGGTCCGGAATTTCCTCTTCGGCAACGCCCTCTTCTGGCTCGATCGCTATCACATCGACGGACTGCGCGTGGACGCCGTCGCCTCGATGCTCTACCTCGACTATTCGCGACAGCCCGGCGATTGGGTGCCGAACATGTTCGGCGGCAACGAGAATCTGGAGGCGATCGACTTCCTCAAGCGCCTCAACGAGATCTGCCACCAGGAGCACCCGGGCATCCTGACGATCGCGGAGGAATCCACGAGCTGGTCCGGGGTCTCGCGACCGACGTACCTGGGCGGACTGGGCTTCAGCCTGAAGTGGAACATGGGCTGGATGAACGACACGCTACGGTACATGTCCAAGGACCCGGTCTTCCGGAAATACGAGCACGGCGCCCTGACCTTCAGCATGATCTACGCGTTCACGGAGAACTTCGTCCTGCCGCTCTCGCACGACGAGGTCGTGCACGGCAAGGGCTCGCTGCTCGATAAGATGCCCGGCGACGTCTGGCAGAAATTCGCAAACCTCCGCCTGCTCTACGGGTACATGTACGGCCACCCGGGGAAGAAGCTCCTCTTCATGGGCGACGAGATCGCCCAGTGGCGGGAGTGGAACCACGACGAGAGCTTGGACTGGCACCTGCTGGAGTGGCGGGACCACGAAGGGATCTTCAAGCTGGTCTGCGACCTGAACGCCCTCTACGTGTCGGAGAGGCCGCTGCACGAGGTGGACTTCGACTGGCAGGGCTACGAATGGTTGGAGCTGCACGACTGGGAGAACAGCGTCCTGGCCTTCCTGCGACGCGCCAAGGACAGCAAGGACTCCATGGTCGTGATCTGCAACTTCACCCCGGTCGTCCGCGAGAACTACCGAATCGGCGTGCCCGTGGAGGGGTATTACCGGGAAGTCCTGAACACGGACGCGGACATCTACGGCGGCTCGAACGTCGGCAACCACGGGGGCGTCCACGCGGTGCCGGAGCCCCACGGGGGGAAGCCTTATCACCTGTCCCTCCGGGTCCCTCCGCTGGGCGTCCTGTTCCTCAAGACGCCCCAGCCCCCCCCGCCGGAGATCGAGCGGCTCAAGCCGCACCAGGGTTGA
- a CDS encoding HEAT repeat domain-containing protein — protein MAVNSPDRRAAACLLAPLVPVILAAASLLLPGCKTYVGTTAASFLGHVRNNPDPNARYLAYSKLGSPEAYDSDGQKSEAVQTLIDKFEKGREPVATRAVICRSLGELHDPRAHDTLVKAVSSPDAVIRVEACRALGKVGQSADATILAQVMATDNLEDARIAAIEGIAELKTSDPRIFKLLVDNMEHDDPAIRLAALNALRALTRKDLGTDAAEWRKGLKSQIEAAAAPDAGASAGSPGAAASTASTGGGPAAAPSRPR, from the coding sequence ATGGCTGTCAATTCCCCTGATCGTCGGGCTGCCGCCTGCCTGCTCGCGCCCCTGGTGCCCGTCATACTCGCGGCCGCCTCCCTCCTGCTGCCCGGCTGCAAGACCTACGTCGGCACGACGGCCGCGAGCTTCCTCGGGCACGTCCGCAACAACCCCGATCCCAACGCGCGTTACCTCGCCTATTCCAAGCTGGGCTCGCCCGAGGCGTATGACAGCGACGGGCAGAAGTCCGAGGCCGTCCAGACCCTCATCGACAAGTTCGAGAAGGGGCGCGAGCCCGTGGCCACGAGGGCCGTCATCTGCCGGTCTCTCGGCGAGCTGCACGACCCCAGGGCGCACGACACGCTCGTCAAGGCGGTGAGCAGCCCCGACGCCGTCATCCGGGTCGAGGCCTGCCGTGCCCTCGGCAAGGTCGGCCAGTCTGCCGACGCCACGATCCTCGCCCAGGTCATGGCGACCGACAACCTCGAGGACGCGCGGATCGCCGCCATCGAGGGGATCGCCGAGTTGAAGACGAGCGACCCGCGGATCTTCAAGCTACTGGTCGACAACATGGAGCACGACGACCCCGCCATCCGACTCGCCGCGCTGAATGCGTTGAGGGCGCTCACCAGGAAGGACCTGGGGACCGACGCGGCCGAGTGGCGCAAGGGTCTCAAGTCCCAGATCGAGGCGGCGGCCGCCCCCGATGCGGGGGCGTCGGCGGGATCCCCGGGAGCGGCCGCCTCGACGGCCTCGACCGGCGGCGGTCCCGCGGCCGCCCCATCGCGGCCGCGCTGA
- a CDS encoding homospermidine biosynthesis protein, translating to MAKKRLLDKISKHRIAPPAVTGKESAADLIEQTFLSYNGGRLREICQVFTRKLLEPDCTVGLTISGALTPAGLGMSCLIPLIRAGFVDWIVSTGANLYHDTHYALDLPLHQSGPHLDDFALRQNDVIRIYDIVFDYKTLLDTDAFYRELIQDPAFARSMSTAEFHHEVGRYLHGRAGSLGRPANSLLAAAYECAVPVYTSSPGDSSIGMNLAALSLQGGKLQIDVLRDVNETAAIVYNAKKGGGKSGVLILGGGSPKNFILQTEPQIQEVLGLAESGHDYFLQVTDARPDTGGLSGATASEAMTWGKVDPDTLPDSVTCYTDSTIFLPLLTAYALSRHEPRPLKRLYDRRKKDYEALRKDYKARGEAAPDLSARKKLD from the coding sequence ATGGCCAAGAAGAGACTCCTCGACAAGATCAGCAAGCACCGGATCGCTCCTCCCGCCGTCACCGGCAAGGAGTCGGCGGCGGACCTGATCGAACAGACGTTCCTCAGCTACAACGGCGGCCGCCTCCGCGAGATTTGCCAGGTGTTCACCCGCAAGCTGCTGGAGCCCGACTGCACGGTGGGGCTGACGATCTCGGGTGCGCTCACGCCGGCGGGCCTGGGGATGAGCTGCCTCATCCCCCTGATCCGCGCAGGGTTCGTGGACTGGATCGTCTCGACCGGGGCGAACCTCTACCACGACACCCACTATGCCCTCGACCTGCCGCTCCACCAGAGCGGGCCGCACCTCGACGACTTCGCGCTCCGTCAGAACGACGTCATCCGGATCTACGACATCGTCTTCGACTACAAGACGCTGCTGGACACGGACGCCTTCTACCGGGAACTGATCCAGGATCCCGCCTTCGCCCGGAGCATGAGTACGGCCGAGTTTCATCATGAGGTGGGCCGCTACCTCCACGGCAGGGCGGGGTCCCTGGGCCGCCCCGCCAACAGCCTCCTCGCCGCCGCTTACGAGTGCGCGGTCCCGGTCTACACGTCCAGCCCGGGTGACAGCTCGATCGGCATGAACCTCGCCGCGCTCAGCCTGCAGGGCGGCAAGCTTCAGATCGACGTGCTTCGCGACGTCAACGAGACGGCGGCCATCGTCTACAACGCGAAGAAGGGGGGCGGGAAGTCGGGCGTCCTGATCCTGGGCGGCGGCAGCCCCAAGAACTTCATCCTCCAGACGGAGCCGCAAATCCAGGAGGTCCTCGGCCTTGCCGAGAGCGGTCACGACTACTTCCTGCAGGTGACCGATGCCCGGCCGGACACGGGCGGACTCTCCGGGGCCACCGCCAGCGAGGCCATGACCTGGGGCAAGGTCGACCCCGATACCCTGCCCGACAGCGTGACCTGCTACACCGATTCGACGATCTTCCTGCCGTTGCTGACGGCCTACGCCCTCTCCCGACACGAGCCCAGGCCGCTCAAGCGGCTCTACGACCGCCGCAAGAAGGACTACGAGGCGCTCCGGAAGGACTACAAGGCCCGAGGCGAGGCCGCACCGGACCTCTCCGCTCGGAAGAAGCTCGACTGA
- the nadA gene encoding quinolinate synthase NadA, which produces MTSLVAESEPATIPFDPYRNLADGDLEERIRAAKETLGDSLLILGHHYQQDQVIQFADLRGDSLRLSQLAARSDACRHIIFCGVHFMAETADVLSREEVEVYLPDQAAGCSMADMADLDAVESAWADLGEVIDTGDLMPVTYINSTADLKAFCGRHGGIVCTSSNAREVLEWAFARRKRALFFPDQHLGRNTARGMGVPLSEMPVWDPRLPMGGNAPEALEASRVILWKGHCSVHQMFKPAHIAQFRRQMPGIKVLVHPECMMEVVDQADLVGSTEFILKTVEQAPSGSSWAIGTELHLVNRLASSNPDKSIHFLSPMVCMCATMYRIDLPHLAWCLENLIQGTPVNRIRVPADTAHHARVALDRMLALK; this is translated from the coding sequence ATGACCAGCCTCGTCGCGGAATCGGAACCGGCCACGATCCCCTTCGATCCGTATCGAAACCTCGCCGATGGGGACCTCGAAGAGCGGATTCGAGCCGCCAAGGAGACGCTCGGCGATTCCCTCCTGATCCTCGGTCATCATTACCAACAAGACCAGGTGATCCAGTTCGCGGACCTGCGCGGGGACAGCCTCCGCCTCAGCCAGCTCGCGGCCCGTAGCGATGCGTGCAGGCACATCATATTCTGCGGCGTCCACTTCATGGCCGAGACCGCCGACGTGCTCTCGCGAGAGGAGGTCGAGGTCTATCTCCCGGATCAGGCCGCCGGCTGCAGCATGGCCGACATGGCCGACCTCGACGCCGTGGAATCGGCCTGGGCGGACCTCGGCGAGGTGATCGATACGGGCGACTTGATGCCGGTGACCTACATCAATTCGACCGCCGACCTGAAGGCGTTCTGCGGCCGTCACGGGGGCATCGTCTGCACGAGCTCGAATGCTCGCGAAGTCCTGGAATGGGCCTTTGCGCGCCGGAAGCGGGCCCTCTTCTTCCCGGACCAGCACCTCGGACGGAATACGGCGAGGGGAATGGGAGTTCCCCTCTCCGAGATGCCGGTCTGGGATCCCCGGTTGCCGATGGGCGGCAACGCCCCCGAGGCCCTCGAAGCGTCACGGGTGATACTCTGGAAAGGCCACTGCTCCGTCCACCAGATGTTCAAGCCAGCCCACATCGCTCAATTTCGTCGTCAGATGCCGGGTATAAAGGTCCTCGTCCATCCCGAATGCATGATGGAAGTTGTTGACCAGGCCGATCTCGTCGGCTCGACGGAGTTCATCCTCAAGACCGTCGAACAGGCGCCCTCCGGGTCGAGCTGGGCAATCGGCACGGAACTCCACCTCGTGAATCGCCTGGCGTCCTCCAATCCGGACAAGAGCATCCACTTCCTGTCTCCCATGGTCTGCATGTGCGCAACGATGTATCGCATCGATCTGCCGCACCTAGCCTGGTGTCTTGAAAACCTCATCCAGGGCACTCCGGTGAACCGGATCCGGGTTCCCGCCGATACGGCCCATCATGCCCGCGTGGCCCTTGATCGGATGCTGGCACTCAAGTAA
- the ruvB gene encoding Holliday junction branch migration DNA helicase RuvB yields MRERIIQGNPDEGLDPEEGKEREADSRQPRAHDPADDRLRPQRLSEVVGQRSVAERLSIALLAARKRGEPLPHILFDGPPGLGKTTFATVLHNELGVELNITSGAALDKKMDVMPYLTNAAEGSILFIDEIHRLPRAVEEFIYPVMEDFRVDVVLGEGMSARTINLPTKKFTIIGATTRSGMLSGPLRERFHMHEHLEFYDREDLATIITVNAQKLRTKISLEAAWELSGRCRGTPRIANARLRWVRDYALARADGDVTTSIARDALDMQEIDTEGLDKQDRRYLETLIRVFHGGPTGVEAIAATMNVAVDTLRDEVEPYLLRREFVVRTPRGRQACSLAYRHLGISEPEPEPTISLLDIQRKLFD; encoded by the coding sequence ATGAGAGAGCGCATCATCCAGGGGAATCCCGACGAGGGCCTCGATCCGGAGGAAGGAAAGGAGCGGGAGGCCGACTCCCGCCAGCCCCGGGCCCACGACCCGGCGGACGACCGGCTGCGTCCCCAGCGGCTATCCGAGGTGGTCGGCCAGAGATCCGTCGCGGAGCGGCTCTCGATCGCCCTGCTGGCCGCCCGCAAGCGCGGGGAGCCCCTCCCGCACATCCTCTTCGACGGGCCCCCGGGCCTCGGCAAGACGACCTTCGCGACCGTCCTCCACAACGAGCTTGGCGTCGAGCTGAACATCACCAGCGGCGCCGCGCTCGACAAGAAGATGGACGTGATGCCCTACCTCACGAACGCGGCCGAAGGCTCCATATTATTCATCGACGAGATCCATCGCCTGCCGAGGGCCGTCGAGGAATTCATCTACCCCGTCATGGAGGACTTCCGGGTTGACGTCGTCCTCGGCGAGGGGATGTCGGCGCGGACGATCAACCTCCCGACGAAGAAGTTCACGATCATCGGCGCCACGACGCGAAGCGGCATGCTCTCCGGCCCGCTCCGCGAGCGGTTCCACATGCACGAGCACCTGGAGTTCTACGACCGAGAAGACCTGGCGACCATCATCACGGTGAACGCGCAGAAGCTCCGAACCAAGATCTCGCTCGAGGCGGCCTGGGAGCTCTCCGGCCGCTGTCGGGGGACGCCGCGGATCGCGAACGCCCGGCTCCGGTGGGTCCGCGATTACGCGCTGGCGCGTGCGGATGGGGACGTCACGACGTCGATCGCCCGGGATGCCCTCGACATGCAGGAGATCGATACGGAAGGCCTGGACAAGCAGGACAGGCGTTACCTCGAGACGCTCATCCGTGTCTTCCACGGGGGGCCCACGGGGGTCGAGGCGATCGCCGCGACGATGAACGTCGCGGTGGACACGCTGCGGGACGAGGTCGAGCCCTACCTCCTCCGCCGGGAGTTCGTGGTGCGGACTCCGCGCGGGAGGCAGGCCTGCTCGCTGGCGTATCGGCACCTCGGGATCTCGGAGCCCGAACCGGAGCCGACCATCTCACTCCTCGACATCCAGCGGAAGCTGTTCGACTAG
- a CDS encoding histone has translation MAVKKSAAPKTSAPKTPKATVKKAAPKKAAPKAAATKKAAPKAAAPKKAAPKKAAPKKAAVKLTDAQVSLLNEVAKTGEAGMVSTKANARSLTALQGKKLVKKGKKQEGGQFLYHITKLGSKHSAPAPASGGSEAAPSA, from the coding sequence ATGGCTGTCAAGAAGTCGGCCGCCCCGAAGACCTCCGCCCCGAAGACGCCGAAGGCGACGGTCAAGAAGGCCGCCCCCAAGAAGGCCGCGCCCAAGGCCGCCGCGACGAAGAAGGCCGCGCCCAAGGCCGCCGCCCCGAAGAAGGCCGCCCCGAAGAAGGCCGCCCCGAAGAAGGCCGCGGTCAAGCTGACCGACGCGCAGGTCTCCCTCCTCAACGAGGTCGCCAAGACGGGCGAGGCCGGCATGGTCTCCACCAAGGCCAACGCCCGCTCGCTGACGGCGCTGCAGGGTAAGAAGCTCGTCAAGAAGGGCAAGAAGCAGGAGGGCGGCCAGTTCCTGTACCACATCACGAAACTCGGCTCCAAGCACTCCGCCCCGGCCCCCGCCTCCGGCGGCTCCGAGGCCGCCCCCTCGGCCTGA
- the ruvA gene encoding Holliday junction branch migration protein RuvA: MITHIRGTLRTVAEEALTLAVDPFEIEVLIPEHTRRQVQGRLGELITLHTMFYIEGNAMGGRMVPRLIGFITPLDREFFDTFCSVDGVGVRKALRAMVRPVRELARAIEDQDVRLLATFPGIGEATAERIVAKLRRKVGKFALIVSREGADEDAAAGSNGTPPTAEPDVIRDTYETLLSVGHSESQARQVLDRALAAAGKKKFKSVAELIEAIYHQSRD; encoded by the coding sequence TTGATCACGCACATCCGTGGCACCCTGAGGACGGTCGCCGAGGAGGCGCTGACGCTCGCGGTCGACCCGTTCGAAATCGAGGTTCTGATCCCGGAGCACACGCGGAGGCAGGTCCAGGGCCGACTCGGCGAGCTGATCACCCTGCACACGATGTTCTACATCGAGGGCAACGCGATGGGGGGGCGGATGGTCCCCCGGCTGATCGGGTTCATCACGCCCCTCGACCGCGAGTTTTTCGACACCTTCTGCTCGGTGGACGGCGTGGGGGTCCGCAAGGCGCTGCGTGCCATGGTCCGGCCCGTCCGGGAGCTCGCCCGCGCCATCGAGGACCAGGACGTGAGGCTGCTCGCCACATTCCCGGGAATCGGCGAGGCGACCGCGGAGAGGATCGTGGCCAAGCTGCGGCGCAAGGTCGGCAAGTTCGCCCTGATCGTCAGCCGCGAAGGCGCCGACGAGGATGCGGCCGCGGGGTCGAACGGCACGCCCCCGACCGCCGAGCCGGACGTGATTCGCGACACCTACGAGACCCTACTCTCGGTCGGCCACAGCGAGAGCCAGGCGCGTCAGGTGCTGGACCGGGCGCTCGCCGCGGCGGGCAAGAAAAAGTTCAAGTCGGTGGCCGAGCTGATCGAAGCCATCTATCACCAGAGCCGGGATTGA
- a CDS encoding L-threonylcarbamoyladenylate synthase yields MQTRVIQLDRERPDSSAIVEAADVLRRGGLVAFATETVYGLGAIATEPRAVRRIFEAKGRPSFNPLIVHVDGMDRARECSLGWDELASELATRFWPGPLSLILPRSRRIPDEVTAGRPTVAVRMPATPVALALIGQLGAPLAAPSANRSNRISPTRAEHVLADLDHRVDLILDTGPTSLGLESTVLDLTTVPPRILRPGPLMAPEIEAAIRGLRLAEGPSRQGHEGTFPDATAPAASPGMLPVHYAPTTPAYRIGPGDDPHGIVWPDRSALLIVGELAGVRWPREVPRIVLAEPTVAARELYATLHDLDARGLQAIFVAMPPLGLEWAAIRDRLHRATRPLVEQLPLDVEE; encoded by the coding sequence ATGCAAACCCGAGTGATCCAGCTCGACCGGGAGCGCCCCGACTCCTCCGCCATCGTCGAGGCCGCGGATGTGCTCCGCCGGGGCGGCCTGGTGGCCTTCGCCACGGAGACCGTCTACGGCTTGGGAGCGATCGCGACCGAGCCGCGAGCCGTGCGGCGGATCTTCGAGGCCAAGGGCCGGCCCAGCTTCAATCCCCTGATCGTCCACGTGGACGGCATGGACCGGGCCAGGGAGTGCAGCCTCGGCTGGGACGAACTGGCGTCCGAGCTGGCCACCAGGTTCTGGCCGGGGCCGCTCAGCCTGATACTCCCGCGGTCACGCCGCATCCCGGATGAAGTGACCGCGGGCCGGCCGACGGTGGCCGTGCGGATGCCCGCCACGCCGGTGGCCCTCGCCCTCATCGGGCAACTCGGTGCCCCACTCGCGGCGCCGAGCGCCAATAGATCCAATCGGATCTCGCCGACGCGGGCCGAGCACGTCCTCGCCGACCTCGACCATCGCGTGGACTTGATCCTGGATACGGGCCCGACGAGCCTCGGCCTGGAGTCCACGGTTCTCGACCTGACCACGGTCCCGCCCCGCATACTCCGCCCCGGGCCGCTGATGGCCCCCGAGATCGAAGCGGCCATCCGCGGGCTACGCCTGGCCGAAGGGCCGAGCCGTCAGGGTCACGAGGGGACCTTCCCCGACGCGACCGCTCCGGCCGCGAGCCCGGGGATGCTCCCCGTCCACTACGCGCCGACGACGCCGGCCTATCGGATCGGCCCCGGCGACGATCCGCACGGAATCGTCTGGCCGGATCGCTCGGCCCTCTTGATCGTCGGTGAGCTGGCTGGGGTACGCTGGCCGCGCGAGGTCCCGAGGATCGTGCTTGCGGAACCCACGGTCGCGGCCCGCGAGCTGTACGCGACCTTGCACGACCTCGACGCGAGAGGCCTGCAAGCGATCTTCGTCGCGATGCCGCCCTTGGGCCTGGAGTGGGCGGCGATCCGCGACCGATTGCACCGCGCGACCCGCCCCCTAGTCGAACAGCTTCCGCTGGATGTCGAGGAGTGA